In Nonomuraea sp. NBC_00507, the following are encoded in one genomic region:
- a CDS encoding cytochrome d ubiquinol oxidase subunit II — protein MQTFWLALLGLLLSGYFVLGGYDLGVQLLHPFMKDRDAALGAMAPFFLGNEVWLVAFTGVLFGAFPHLEGSLLSGLYPLVVTILVGLVVGNTAVQLRRRTRRGRRWWQALIVAGGALPAVCWGLVVGVLLHGVPRRADGSFHLGAGQVLTPFVLVCGAGMALLFAVHGATFLALRSVPDLAARARRAGTTLVGAAGAAAVLALVLTLLGVGASMTNPLTSALLTGMLVTALVAAWWSLSRGHRIRAFAATCCATVAPVLLVGAGQYPYVLATKAGAGLSVAEAAADGTTLQILTAFGVVLIPVILAYQAWSWWAFRTRTTGSYF, from the coding sequence GCACCCGTTCATGAAAGACCGCGACGCGGCTCTAGGTGCGATGGCACCGTTCTTCCTGGGCAACGAGGTGTGGCTGGTGGCCTTCACCGGCGTGCTGTTCGGCGCCTTCCCGCACCTGGAGGGCAGCCTGCTGTCCGGGCTGTACCCGCTGGTGGTGACGATCTTGGTCGGGCTGGTGGTCGGCAACACCGCGGTCCAGCTGCGCCGCCGTACCCGCCGCGGCCGCCGGTGGTGGCAGGCGCTCATCGTGGCGGGCGGCGCGTTGCCGGCCGTGTGCTGGGGGCTGGTGGTGGGGGTGTTGCTGCATGGGGTGCCGCGCCGCGCCGACGGCAGCTTCCACCTCGGGGCCGGCCAGGTCCTCACGCCGTTCGTGCTGGTGTGCGGGGCGGGCATGGCGTTGCTGTTCGCCGTGCACGGGGCGACCTTCCTGGCGCTGCGCTCGGTCCCTGACCTGGCCGCCAGGGCCCGCAGGGCGGGCACCACCCTGGTGGGCGCGGCCGGCGCCGCCGCCGTCCTGGCGCTGGTGTTGACGCTGCTGGGCGTGGGCGCTTCGATGACCAACCCCCTCACCTCGGCGCTCCTGACCGGGATGCTGGTGACGGCACTGGTGGCCGCCTGGTGGTCGCTGTCGCGCGGGCACCGCATCCGCGCCTTCGCCGCCACCTGCTGTGCAACGGTCGCGCCGGTGCTGCTGGTGGGGGCAGGGCAGTACCCGTACGTGCTGGCCACCAAAGCCGGCGCCGGCCTGAGCGTCGCCGAGGCTGCGGCCGACGGCACCACGCTGCAGATCCTGACCGCGTTCGGAGTGGTGCTGATCCCGGTGATCCTCGCCTACCAGGCGTGGAGCTGGTGGGCCTTCCGCACACGCACCACCGGCAGCTACTTCTGA
- a CDS encoding recombinase family protein — MEVFAAVWDGSVFIVTTFDRFARNMAEANEILTDLSGRGVLFELGGSVYDWNDPFGRLFLQTLAMVAEFETNLGHMRTREGMALAKKNGKLKGKQPKLPEPARRSIRHRYAEGEVSLADLATEYSVGRSTIHRIIHGPETSR; from the coding sequence GTGGAGGTGTTCGCCGCCGTATGGGACGGCAGCGTCTTCATCGTGACCACGTTCGACCGCTTCGCCCGCAACATGGCTGAGGCCAACGAGATCCTCACCGACCTGTCCGGACGCGGCGTCCTGTTCGAACTCGGCGGCTCGGTCTACGACTGGAACGACCCGTTCGGGCGGCTGTTCCTGCAGACCCTCGCCATGGTCGCCGAGTTCGAGACCAACCTCGGGCACATGCGCACCCGCGAAGGCATGGCCCTGGCCAAGAAGAACGGCAAGCTCAAGGGCAAGCAGCCTAAACTGCCCGAACCCGCCCGGCGCTCCATCCGCCACCGATACGCCGAGGGCGAGGTGTCTCTGGCCGACCTGGCCACCGAGTACAGCGTCGGGCGCTCCACCATCCACCGCATCATCCACGGACCAGAAACCTCCAGGTAG
- a CDS encoding SDR family oxidoreductase, translating into MTATDSTTLPVLVVGATGSLGGKVVDELLKRGKNVRALVRPASDADRLESRGVEIARGDMLDLDSLVAAMNGADAVITTAAGYTRGGKNAHDIDTVGNANLAEAAHRAGIRRFVLTSILTSDRTPDIPHFWHKKLAEDKLEQLGVPFLALRPGAFLDQIASMAGDPIDKGRLIWIGKTTIPLTFVHTSDLAAYLAAAVDAEADDGERIDIGWDRPVSMREVADLMGRRAGKKIKVWAVPSAVARAAGAVTGRFMPLIKDMAAMFGWFDTGRYVADPRRQEQLFGPVPTAEDVLARYSDELGTAQHR; encoded by the coding sequence ATGACTGCCACCGACTCCACCACCCTCCCGGTCCTCGTCGTCGGGGCGACCGGCTCTCTCGGGGGCAAGGTCGTCGACGAACTACTCAAGCGCGGCAAGAACGTCCGTGCCCTGGTCCGGCCGGCCAGCGACGCTGACAGACTCGAAAGCCGGGGCGTGGAGATCGCCCGCGGCGACATGCTCGACCTCGACTCGCTCGTCGCCGCCATGAACGGCGCCGATGCCGTCATCACCACCGCCGCCGGCTACACCCGCGGCGGCAAGAACGCGCACGACATCGACACCGTCGGCAACGCCAACCTCGCCGAGGCCGCCCACCGCGCCGGCATCCGACGGTTCGTCCTGACCAGCATCCTCACCAGCGACCGGACGCCCGATATCCCACACTTCTGGCACAAGAAGCTCGCCGAGGACAAACTCGAACAGCTCGGCGTCCCGTTCCTCGCACTGCGCCCGGGGGCGTTCCTCGACCAGATCGCGAGCATGGCGGGCGATCCGATCGACAAGGGCCGCCTGATATGGATCGGCAAGACCACCATCCCGCTGACCTTCGTCCACACCTCCGATCTCGCGGCGTACCTGGCAGCCGCAGTCGACGCCGAGGCTGACGACGGCGAGCGCATCGACATCGGCTGGGACCGCCCGGTCAGCATGCGCGAGGTAGCCGACCTGATGGGCCGCAGGGCCGGAAAGAAGATCAAGGTGTGGGCCGTCCCGTCCGCCGTCGCCCGCGCCGCAGGAGCCGTCACCGGCCGCTTCATGCCCCTGATCAAGGACATGGCCGCGATGTTCGGCTGGTTCGACACCGGCCGCTACGTCGCCGACCCCCGCCGCCAGGAGCAGCTGTTCGGCCCCGTCCCCACGGCCGAGGACGTCCTCGCCCGGTATAGCGACGAGTTGGGCACTGCACAGCACCGGTGA
- a CDS encoding MarR family winged helix-turn-helix transcriptional regulator, translating to MPHIPTTAAKGPMSYAIFQLARAHRAHAAALLRAMDLHPGQELLLMQLFDRDGQTQSELLESVGLDHSTVSKSLRRMQDAGLLVREPAAHDRRVMVVHLTDKGRSMREPIAALWQALEETSARNLSEQQAESFVDTAYAIAEALSSRALPQEESE from the coding sequence ATGCCCCACATCCCCACGACGGCCGCCAAAGGGCCGATGAGCTACGCGATCTTCCAGCTCGCCCGCGCCCACCGCGCCCACGCCGCCGCCCTGCTTCGCGCGATGGACCTGCATCCCGGACAGGAACTGCTGCTGATGCAGCTCTTTGACCGGGACGGCCAGACCCAGTCCGAGCTGCTCGAAAGCGTCGGCCTGGACCACTCCACCGTCTCCAAGTCCCTGCGCCGCATGCAGGATGCCGGCCTGCTCGTCCGCGAGCCGGCCGCACATGACCGGCGCGTCATGGTGGTCCACCTCACCGACAAGGGCCGTTCCATGCGCGAACCCATCGCGGCCCTGTGGCAGGCCCTGGAGGAGACCTCCGCGCGGAACCTGTCGGAGCAGCAGGCGGAGTCCTTCGTCGACACCGCCTACGCCATCGCCGAGGCGCTCAGCAGCCGCGCGCTTCCGCAAGAAGAATCCGAATAA
- a CDS encoding alkene reductase, producing MLDSLWTPITVGGISSPHRLVMAPMTRDRSTPEGVPTELNAEYYAQRASHALIITEGTQPSADGQGYLLTPGIHNDEQIAGWRKVIDAVHAAGGRIVIQLMHVGRISHPDNTPHGRQPVAPSAIRPAGVMFTASGPQEIPEPRALSTQEVAATVDDFRRAAAAAVTAGADGVEIHGANGYLVHQFLSDNTNQRSDHYGGSLDNRIRFAVEVAAAVADEIGAERTGLRISPGNLYNDIAESDTAALYPALLDALRPLGLGYLHVMHVGEEALLETLRAQWPATLILNRGGTDLPTRAKDIDNGTADLVSVGALALANPDLVERLRAGAELNAPDPATFYGGGAAGYTDYPTYTD from the coding sequence ATGCTGGACTCTCTGTGGACGCCGATCACTGTCGGCGGCATATCCTCGCCGCACCGCCTGGTCATGGCCCCCATGACTCGGGACCGCTCCACGCCGGAAGGCGTCCCGACCGAGCTGAACGCCGAGTACTACGCCCAGCGGGCCTCGCACGCGCTGATCATCACTGAGGGAACGCAGCCCTCCGCGGACGGCCAGGGCTACCTCCTCACTCCCGGCATTCACAATGACGAGCAGATCGCAGGGTGGCGCAAGGTCATTGACGCCGTACACGCGGCCGGCGGCCGGATCGTCATCCAGCTGATGCACGTCGGACGCATCTCCCACCCCGACAACACGCCCCACGGGCGCCAGCCGGTCGCCCCATCGGCGATCCGCCCCGCGGGCGTGATGTTCACCGCGTCCGGGCCCCAGGAGATACCGGAGCCCCGCGCGCTGTCGACGCAGGAGGTGGCGGCGACGGTCGACGACTTCCGTCGCGCCGCGGCGGCCGCCGTCACGGCGGGCGCGGACGGCGTGGAGATCCACGGCGCCAACGGCTACCTGGTGCACCAGTTCCTGTCCGACAACACCAACCAGCGCAGCGACCACTACGGCGGCTCCCTTGACAACCGCATCCGCTTCGCCGTCGAGGTAGCCGCCGCCGTGGCCGACGAGATCGGCGCGGAGCGCACCGGTCTGCGCATCTCCCCCGGCAACCTCTACAACGACATCGCCGAGTCCGACACCGCCGCGCTGTATCCGGCGCTCCTGGACGCGTTGCGCCCGCTGGGCCTGGGCTACCTCCACGTGATGCACGTGGGCGAGGAGGCTCTACTGGAAACCCTGCGCGCGCAGTGGCCGGCCACGCTGATCCTCAACCGGGGCGGCACCGACCTGCCCACCCGCGCCAAGGACATCGACAACGGCACGGCCGACCTGGTCTCCGTCGGCGCCCTCGCGCTGGCCAACCCGGACCTGGTCGAGCGGCTCCGCGCCGGCGCGGAGCTGAACGCCCCCGACCCGGCCACCTTCTACGGCGGCGGAGCGGCCGGCTACACCGACTACCCCACCTACACGGATTGA
- a CDS encoding NADP-dependent oxidoreductase, whose product MKDIVFDRFGGPEVLHEADIEVPQPGPGQVRVRVKAAGLNALDGKIRSGMLEAVYPTTFPAVPGGELAGVVDALGEGVQGVQVGDDVLGWSDTGSYAEYALATIVAPKPAALDWPHAAALPVAGETAERVLNLMGVAAGETVLMHGASGGVGTLAVQLATARGARVIGTAGPGNQDYLASLGATATVYGEGLVERVRALAPDGVDAVFDLAGKGALEDSITLRGGTDRIVTIADFRAQQLGITFSSGPAETSSDRLAALAQDAAIGKVVTTVTTYPLDQAATAQRVSDAGHVRGKLVLTVG is encoded by the coding sequence ATGAAAGACATCGTTTTCGACCGTTTCGGCGGCCCGGAAGTATTGCACGAGGCAGACATCGAGGTCCCGCAGCCCGGCCCCGGGCAGGTCCGTGTCCGCGTGAAGGCTGCCGGGCTGAACGCGCTAGACGGCAAGATCCGCTCCGGGATGCTGGAGGCCGTGTACCCAACGACCTTCCCCGCCGTTCCCGGTGGCGAGCTCGCCGGCGTGGTGGACGCCCTGGGTGAGGGCGTGCAGGGCGTGCAGGTCGGCGACGACGTGCTGGGCTGGTCGGACACCGGCTCGTACGCCGAGTACGCGCTGGCCACCATCGTGGCCCCCAAGCCCGCCGCCCTCGACTGGCCGCACGCGGCCGCGCTCCCGGTGGCAGGTGAGACCGCCGAGCGGGTCCTGAACCTGATGGGCGTCGCCGCCGGGGAGACCGTGCTGATGCACGGCGCATCCGGAGGGGTCGGAACCCTGGCGGTTCAGCTCGCCACGGCCCGCGGAGCACGTGTCATCGGCACCGCCGGCCCCGGCAACCAGGACTACCTCGCCTCGCTCGGCGCCACCGCGACCGTGTACGGCGAGGGCCTGGTCGAGCGGGTCCGGGCGCTCGCCCCTGACGGCGTGGACGCGGTGTTCGACCTGGCCGGGAAGGGCGCTCTTGAGGACTCCATCACCCTGCGGGGCGGCACCGATCGCATCGTCACCATCGCCGACTTCCGCGCGCAGCAGCTCGGCATCACCTTCTCCAGCGGTCCTGCGGAGACCTCGTCCGACCGCCTCGCCGCCCTGGCCCAGGACGCCGCGATCGGCAAGGTCGTCACCACCGTCACCACCTATCCGCTCGACCAGGCCGCCACGGCCCAGCGGGTCAGCGACGCCGGGCATGTCCGGGGCAAGCTCGTTCTCACCGTCGGCTGA
- a CDS encoding alpha/beta fold hydrolase, with protein sequence MMNGLPYLSAGAGAPLVVLLYTPQAANPTGLARWSTMRMVRPFTKHFTVYVVNRPPGLPSTTTMADLAAVYAQAIKTTFEGPVNILAISTGGSIALQLAADHPGLVNRLVLAGTACTLGPVGKRAQRNYIERARQGRRPSPALAEIVTESAIGQRLLRCLLWLSDSGHKDHSDAVTVLNAEDGFDLRGRLHNIKAATLLIQGGKDLVYPLELARYTVEGIPDAQLVVYPGRSHSGTFTDKRFTSDALAFLTDA encoded by the coding sequence ATGATGAACGGCCTGCCGTACCTGTCGGCCGGCGCGGGAGCACCCTTGGTCGTCCTGCTCTACACCCCGCAAGCGGCCAACCCGACGGGATTGGCACGCTGGTCCACCATGCGGATGGTGCGACCGTTCACCAAACACTTCACCGTCTATGTCGTCAACCGGCCACCCGGGCTGCCGTCAACCACGACGATGGCCGACCTCGCCGCCGTCTACGCGCAAGCGATCAAAACCACCTTCGAGGGCCCGGTGAACATCCTGGCCATCTCCACCGGCGGCTCCATCGCCCTGCAACTTGCCGCCGACCATCCCGGCCTGGTCAACCGCCTGGTCCTGGCGGGCACGGCCTGCACTCTCGGCCCCGTCGGCAAGCGAGCCCAACGTAACTACATCGAACGCGCACGCCAAGGCAGGCGGCCCAGCCCCGCCCTGGCCGAGATCGTTACCGAATCAGCGATCGGCCAGAGACTGCTCCGATGTCTGCTGTGGCTGTCGGACAGCGGCCACAAGGACCACAGCGACGCCGTCACCGTGCTCAACGCCGAAGACGGCTTCGACCTGCGCGGCCGGCTGCACAACATCAAGGCGGCCACGCTGCTGATCCAGGGTGGTAAGGACCTCGTCTACCCGCTGGAACTGGCCCGGTACACGGTCGAGGGCATCCCCGACGCCCAACTCGTCGTCTACCCAGGCCGCAGCCACAGCGGCACATTCACCGATAAGCGCTTCACCTCCGACGCACTGGCCTTCCTGACAGACGCGTGA
- a CDS encoding TetR/AcrR family transcriptional regulator: MPSAFSEEERLRIIEQLLDTATHLFSTQGLRKTSLEELTAPAGIAKSSLYAFFDSKEDLYFEAMLRQSEQVRRRVIDEGLNRGADTRDALRRFLRATIAELDSNPLYRRLMSHPQEMAAVAAKLTPERMAAATDGPMADVLQFLSTHLKDDPQVLLGVLRAVLLTPLHAEHLGTEIYPAVMNRLIDAVTEGITP; the protein is encoded by the coding sequence ATGCCGTCGGCGTTCTCCGAGGAAGAGCGGTTGCGGATCATCGAGCAGTTGCTCGACACCGCAACCCATCTCTTCTCGACCCAGGGGCTGCGCAAGACGTCCCTGGAAGAGTTGACCGCTCCCGCGGGCATCGCCAAGTCCTCGCTGTACGCCTTCTTCGACTCCAAGGAGGACCTGTACTTCGAGGCGATGCTGCGCCAGAGCGAGCAGGTCCGGCGCCGGGTGATCGACGAGGGCCTCAACCGCGGCGCCGACACCCGCGACGCGCTGCGCCGCTTCCTGCGCGCCACGATCGCCGAACTCGACAGCAATCCGCTCTACCGGCGGCTGATGTCCCACCCCCAGGAAATGGCCGCGGTCGCCGCCAAGCTCACCCCCGAGCGCATGGCCGCAGCGACGGACGGCCCGATGGCCGATGTGCTCCAGTTCCTCAGCACCCATCTGAAAGACGATCCGCAGGTCCTGCTCGGCGTGCTGCGCGCGGTCCTGCTGACCCCGCTGCACGCCGAACACCTAGGCACCGAGATCTACCCGGCCGTGATGAACCGTCTGATCGACGCGGTCACAGAAGGGATCACCCCATGA
- a CDS encoding DNA glycosylase AlkZ-like family protein codes for MLRGIRPARSQGRELLDGFTAATWTFATADGTATLTVHPFAPLSAPDRDALTVEGGGLLDFLAAADLAPAPGADDIACLPRAML; via the coding sequence TTGCTGAGGGGCATCCGGCCTGCGCGTTCCCAGGGCCGGGAGCTCCTCGACGGCTTCACGGCGGCGACCTGGACGTTCGCCACCGCAGACGGCACGGCGACACTGACCGTGCACCCGTTCGCACCGCTGTCCGCGCCCGACCGTGACGCGTTGACCGTCGAGGGCGGCGGCCTGCTGGACTTCCTCGCTGCCGCGGATCTTGCGCCCGCACCGGGGGCGGACGACATCGCCTGCCTACCGAGAGCTATGCTGTGA
- a CDS encoding helix-turn-helix transcriptional regulator encodes MSRPATRVLALLEILQDRGLVPADELARRLDVDARAVRRYITALRDMDIPVESVRGRYGGYRLARGVRLPPLMLADDEAVAVAVALANSKDQRAGEPGPAHRALVKLNRVLPAPLRRRVTALIAATSATTGPLTPEPQLALTLAAAVHSRHTVRIEHTRGAREVDPYGLVVHARRWYLVGHDHLRDAIRMYRLDRISGAVGLPSRFTPPEGFDPVTHVLHMLTLGAWTHRIEVWLDTDLETARDHLSATFGDLHPCPDGGVLLVSGAEDLPAMARILTGLPWPFTVRNPPALVTALAEHVTALTQAVARSQPAP; translated from the coding sequence GTGTCCCGTCCGGCAACCCGTGTCCTGGCACTGCTGGAGATCCTCCAAGACCGCGGTCTGGTGCCTGCCGACGAACTGGCCCGGCGGCTGGACGTCGACGCCCGCGCCGTCCGCCGCTACATCACCGCCCTGCGCGACATGGACATCCCCGTCGAGTCCGTCCGCGGACGCTACGGCGGCTACCGGCTGGCCCGCGGCGTACGCCTGCCACCCCTGATGCTCGCCGACGACGAAGCAGTCGCTGTCGCAGTCGCGCTGGCCAACAGCAAGGATCAGCGAGCGGGCGAGCCCGGCCCGGCCCACCGGGCGCTGGTCAAACTCAACCGCGTCCTGCCCGCACCGCTGCGCCGACGCGTCACCGCATTGATCGCCGCCACCTCGGCGACGACAGGCCCGCTGACCCCCGAACCGCAGCTGGCGCTGACGCTGGCCGCCGCCGTCCATTCACGCCACACGGTCCGGATCGAGCACACCCGCGGCGCACGCGAGGTGGACCCTTACGGACTCGTCGTGCACGCACGACGCTGGTACCTGGTCGGACACGACCACCTCCGCGACGCCATCCGCATGTACCGCCTGGACAGGATCAGCGGCGCCGTCGGACTGCCCAGCCGGTTCACCCCGCCCGAGGGGTTCGATCCCGTGACACACGTCCTGCACATGTTGACTCTCGGCGCCTGGACCCACCGCATCGAGGTGTGGCTCGACACCGACCTGGAGACCGCCCGCGACCACCTGTCAGCCACCTTCGGCGACCTACATCCCTGCCCCGACGGCGGCGTGCTCCTGGTCAGCGGAGCAGAAGACCTGCCAGCCATGGCGCGCATCCTCACCGGCCTGCCCTGGCCCTTCACCGTCCGCAATCCGCCCGCGCTGGTCACGGCGCTCGCCGAGCACGTCACCGCTCTCACCCAAGCCGTCGCCCGCTCCCAACCCGCACCGTAG